From a single Longimicrobium sp. genomic region:
- a CDS encoding DUF4157 domain-containing protein: MTAAAAPRLAARPAASAALQPGEWLVQRKPASPAPGDRVLQRACACGGSAGPDGECEECRRKRLQRQESGGGPASGMAPASVHETLRGAGRPLDPATRLAMEERFGHSFAQVRVHDGPRAASGAQAVGARAYTVGRDVVFAAGEYRPRTRPGLRLLAHELAHVVQQGGDRGEGAGAVQPALEVGPAQTPAETEADRAADAVMAGGRASVRRAGGGLLLRRVPWGTCTGRRVPATKMFQWAAAEFEGVLHHANAGVHKGHLIATNTNPFEFLTPATEPEATIVRRMKTGFMTGKGGGQKRRVPGGRGEKAPAPGGSEDEFLEGLFGEGGGEGGMGSLGEIAGSEETSQLVFAFLRPDIIDITARELYDVTTEGQSSGHVAKLTADAALLTRITRFPWTVGPHFNTPLPLTSPLNTTEEICFGVTDFAKRPGVLQYRVVKIPRKRRKKEKEKQKEKQKQKEKGGPSGGRNFGLGIGFGGSGSGNVAVGISVGEGKSFATVSGGVAVGSGGASAATVSGGVAVNAQGVSTLSASGGMVTDSQGATGLSGSLGTAEGVTGGSVATASKGSAKDVTGGAAGVIAEGDVEGVTGGAAGQITQGDAKDQTGVSAGGQDGGVQGEEGGDAGVPGGEQAEGGEPDDAGVSGGGRGRGQRRGGGEGGDGGEGGEGTRGGRRGKREEGEGEGGEGALRGRFRREAEQQAELRQAFEDAARIDAVLRTATPAQLDFLQKVAARQPDGVLRVAGPEWVQGLLDNTARLSADELQRLAAAGWSPAPDATPEELASSMAEALKRAPDTATAPDAAPTDTSTATADTSTTAADTSTTAATSTTAEGGGQNPAAGQKPAAGGDQPGKGKGATSGAKKDQGGAGTGELPGTTPPPGGAVTVRPLSEGEEASKVSSTTVKISAVSREIRQGHAFTQGMVTTITVNFEGIPGFPPTNVKLSVKVVGTDPLAFEVLKEKVLTRTLEDGTELRETIPVGAPIQFPELRPAGAK; this comes from the coding sequence ATGACGGCCGCCGCCGCGCCCCGGCTCGCCGCGCGCCCCGCCGCATCCGCCGCTCTCCAGCCGGGTGAGTGGCTGGTGCAGCGCAAGCCGGCGTCTCCCGCGCCGGGCGACCGGGTGCTGCAGCGCGCCTGCGCCTGCGGCGGCTCGGCGGGGCCTGACGGCGAGTGCGAGGAGTGCCGCCGCAAGCGGCTGCAGCGCCAGGAGAGCGGCGGCGGGCCGGCCAGCGGGATGGCACCCGCCAGCGTGCACGAGACGCTGCGCGGCGCCGGCCGGCCGCTCGACCCGGCCACGCGCCTGGCCATGGAGGAGCGCTTCGGGCACTCGTTCGCGCAGGTGCGCGTGCACGACGGCCCCCGCGCCGCGTCCGGCGCCCAGGCCGTCGGGGCGCGGGCGTACACCGTGGGGCGCGACGTGGTGTTCGCTGCGGGCGAGTACCGCCCCCGCACCCGGCCGGGGCTGCGCCTGCTGGCCCACGAGCTCGCCCACGTGGTGCAGCAGGGCGGCGACCGCGGCGAGGGCGCCGGCGCCGTGCAGCCGGCCCTGGAAGTCGGCCCCGCGCAAACCCCCGCCGAGACGGAAGCGGACCGCGCGGCCGACGCGGTGATGGCGGGTGGGCGCGCCTCGGTGCGGCGCGCGGGCGGCGGGCTCCTCCTCCGCCGCGTGCCCTGGGGCACCTGCACGGGACGGCGCGTGCCCGCGACGAAGATGTTCCAGTGGGCGGCCGCCGAGTTCGAGGGGGTGCTCCACCACGCCAACGCCGGCGTGCACAAGGGGCACCTCATCGCCACCAACACCAACCCCTTCGAGTTCCTTACCCCCGCCACCGAGCCCGAGGCCACCATCGTGAGGCGGATGAAGACGGGGTTCATGACGGGCAAGGGTGGCGGGCAGAAGCGGCGCGTCCCCGGCGGGCGGGGAGAGAAGGCGCCCGCGCCGGGCGGGTCCGAGGACGAGTTCCTCGAAGGGCTCTTCGGCGAGGGCGGCGGCGAGGGGGGGATGGGGTCGCTGGGCGAGATCGCGGGGTCCGAGGAGACCAGCCAGCTGGTGTTCGCCTTCCTGCGGCCGGACATCATCGACATCACCGCGCGCGAGCTGTACGACGTGACCACCGAGGGGCAGTCGAGCGGCCACGTGGCCAAGCTTACCGCCGACGCCGCGCTGCTCACCCGCATCACCCGCTTCCCCTGGACCGTGGGGCCCCACTTCAACACGCCTCTCCCCCTGACCAGCCCGCTGAACACCACCGAGGAGATCTGCTTCGGCGTCACCGACTTCGCCAAACGCCCCGGCGTCCTCCAGTACCGCGTGGTCAAGATCCCCCGGAAGCGCAGGAAGAAGGAAAAGGAGAAGCAGAAAGAGAAGCAGAAGCAGAAGGAGAAGGGCGGGCCGTCGGGGGGACGGAACTTCGGGCTGGGGATCGGCTTCGGCGGCTCGGGCTCGGGGAACGTGGCCGTCGGCATCTCGGTGGGCGAGGGGAAGTCGTTCGCCACCGTCAGCGGGGGCGTGGCCGTGGGCTCCGGCGGCGCCTCGGCCGCCACCGTCAGCGGCGGCGTGGCGGTGAACGCGCAGGGGGTGAGCACGCTGTCCGCCAGCGGCGGGATGGTCACCGACTCGCAGGGCGCCACCGGGCTGAGCGGCAGCCTGGGCACGGCCGAGGGCGTCACCGGGGGCTCGGTGGCCACGGCTTCGAAGGGGAGCGCGAAGGACGTCACCGGCGGTGCCGCCGGCGTGATCGCCGAGGGAGACGTGGAGGGGGTGACGGGCGGCGCGGCCGGACAGATCACCCAGGGCGACGCGAAGGACCAGACAGGAGTGTCCGCCGGCGGGCAGGACGGCGGCGTCCAGGGCGAGGAAGGCGGCGATGCCGGCGTTCCCGGCGGCGAGCAGGCCGAGGGCGGCGAGCCGGACGACGCGGGCGTCTCCGGCGGCGGCCGTGGGCGCGGCCAGCGGCGCGGCGGCGGCGAGGGCGGCGACGGCGGCGAGGGTGGGGAGGGTACGCGCGGGGGACGGCGCGGGAAGCGGGAGGAGGGCGAGGGAGAGGGTGGCGAGGGGGCGCTGCGCGGGCGCTTCCGCCGCGAGGCCGAGCAGCAGGCCGAGCTGCGCCAGGCCTTCGAGGACGCCGCCCGGATCGACGCAGTGCTGCGGACGGCCACCCCCGCGCAGCTCGACTTCCTGCAGAAGGTGGCCGCAAGGCAGCCCGACGGGGTCCTGCGCGTCGCCGGCCCCGAGTGGGTGCAGGGGCTGCTGGACAACACCGCCAGGCTGTCCGCCGACGAGCTGCAGAGGCTGGCCGCCGCCGGGTGGAGCCCCGCGCCGGACGCGACCCCCGAGGAGCTGGCCAGCTCGATGGCCGAGGCGCTCAAGCGCGCGCCCGACACGGCAACCGCTCCCGACGCCGCGCCCACGGACACCTCCACCGCGACGGCCGACACCTCCACCACGGCCGCCGACACCTCCACGACGGCCGCCACCTCCACCACGGCCGAGGGGGGCGGGCAGAATCCGGCCGCGGGGCAGAAACCAGCCGCCGGCGGCGACCAGCCGGGGAAGGGAAAGGGCGCGACGAGCGGCGCGAAGAAGGACCAGGGCGGCGCCGGCACGGGCGAGCTCCCCGGCACCACCCCACCCCCGGGCGGAGCGGTCACCGTCCGCCCGCTCTCCGAGGGCGAGGAGGCGTCGAAGGTTTCGTCGACCACGGTGAAGATCTCCGCGGTCTCCCGGGAGATCCGCCAGGGGCACGCCTTCACCCAGGGAATGGTGACTACCATCACCGTGAACTTCGAGGGGATCCCCGGCTTCCCGCCCACGAACGTGAAGCTCAGCGTGAAGGTGGTCGGGACCGATCCGCTCGCCTTCGAGGTGCTGAAGGAAAAGGTGCTGACCCGCACGCTGGAGGACGGCACGGAGCTGCGGGAGACGATCCCGGTGGGCGCGCCCATCCAGTTCCCGGAGCTCAGGCCCGCCGGCGCGAAGTGA
- a CDS encoding putative baseplate assembly protein — protein MKSQLYCPSETRRALVRQDGTLNGIDFLEVVDQQSVPPRQQTLLVHTFLDCTALTAANVRIEGGVRVKGVGVSWAFPASAVDAGQPSVQEKNLLQNLIDELDDPTRVLIVRTDRAGDFSTYTLRLVDSGPGSADLPPEGFDPQLSEVRFSFKVECPSEFDCQTDDRCAEPAAAPPPIDYLAKDYASFRRLMMDRMAVTMPGWTERNTADLGIALVEVLAYAADHLSYYQDAVATEAYLGTARRRVSVRRHARLVDYFMHDGSNARAWVTFEVEPGGGADGAILGAGTQLLTEASTPLTTDVTGEDPARTAEDAGALVFETLHNVTLRAAHSRIRLHTWGDDRCCLPKGATRATLLRRNDGGLVDLQRGDVLVLEEVRSPDTRAEADADPLHRHAVRLTSVVETVDPLYTEPGDNEGDPDQPLRVLEVSWDQQDALPFPLCLWEVADFDDPDLVFPVSVARGNVVLADHGRTVEAEELEDLPAGGPYRPRLQLAPLTRQARFTDAAGHSVAVDPAQPAISALQWEMGDVRPRITLVSAETPGSTWEPRPDLLASDRFATEFVVESEEDGTTFLRFGDGVSGRLPVEGFFATYRVGNGRAGNVGAEAITRLVDAPDGVLRVRNPLPASGGEDPEPLADVRKYAPTAFLRQERAVTEADYAEVAQRHPEVQRAAATRRWTGSWYTMFVSIDRRGGCEVDDAFREEMRGFMEPFRLAGHDLEIDSPRFVPLDVVLSVCVKPGFFRSDVKRALLEVFGSGTTADGQRAFFHPDNLTFGQPVYLSRLIAAAMAVPGVSFVQPTTFRRWGQPARGELAAGAITLDRLEIARLDNDPSLPENGKIDFKMEGGL, from the coding sequence ATGAAAAGCCAGCTCTACTGCCCCAGCGAAACCCGCCGCGCCCTGGTGCGCCAGGACGGCACGCTGAACGGGATCGACTTCCTCGAGGTGGTCGACCAGCAGAGCGTGCCCCCGCGCCAGCAGACGCTGCTGGTGCACACCTTCCTCGACTGCACCGCGCTCACCGCCGCCAACGTGCGCATCGAAGGCGGCGTGCGGGTGAAGGGCGTGGGCGTCTCCTGGGCCTTCCCCGCCTCGGCCGTCGACGCGGGGCAGCCCAGCGTGCAGGAGAAGAACCTTCTCCAGAACCTCATCGACGAGCTCGACGATCCCACGCGCGTGCTCATCGTCCGTACCGATCGCGCGGGCGACTTCTCCACCTACACGCTGCGGCTGGTCGACTCGGGCCCCGGCTCGGCCGACCTCCCGCCCGAGGGGTTCGATCCCCAGCTCAGCGAGGTGCGGTTCTCGTTCAAGGTCGAGTGCCCCAGCGAGTTCGACTGCCAGACCGACGACCGCTGCGCCGAGCCGGCCGCCGCCCCGCCGCCCATCGACTACCTGGCCAAGGACTACGCCTCGTTCCGGCGCCTGATGATGGACCGCATGGCCGTCACCATGCCGGGGTGGACGGAGCGCAACACGGCCGACCTGGGGATCGCGCTGGTCGAGGTGCTGGCCTACGCGGCCGACCACCTGAGCTACTACCAGGACGCCGTCGCCACGGAAGCCTACCTGGGGACGGCGCGGCGGCGCGTCTCGGTGCGCCGGCACGCGCGGCTGGTCGACTACTTCATGCACGACGGGTCCAACGCGCGCGCCTGGGTGACCTTCGAGGTAGAGCCCGGCGGCGGCGCCGACGGCGCCATCCTCGGCGCGGGGACGCAGCTGCTGACCGAGGCGTCGACCCCGCTCACCACCGACGTCACCGGCGAGGACCCGGCGCGCACGGCCGAGGACGCGGGCGCGCTGGTGTTCGAGACGCTGCACAACGTGACCCTGCGCGCCGCGCACTCGCGCATCCGGCTGCACACCTGGGGCGACGACCGCTGCTGCCTCCCCAAGGGCGCCACCCGCGCGACGCTGCTGCGGAGAAACGACGGCGGGCTGGTGGATCTCCAGCGCGGCGACGTCCTGGTCCTCGAGGAGGTGCGCTCTCCCGACACCCGCGCCGAGGCCGACGCCGATCCGCTCCACCGCCACGCCGTCCGCCTCACCTCCGTCGTCGAGACCGTCGATCCGCTCTACACCGAGCCGGGCGACAACGAGGGCGACCCCGACCAGCCGCTGCGGGTGCTGGAGGTGAGCTGGGACCAGCAGGACGCGCTCCCCTTCCCGCTCTGCCTGTGGGAGGTGGCCGACTTCGACGACCCCGACCTCGTCTTCCCCGTCTCCGTCGCGCGCGGCAACGTCGTGCTCGCCGACCACGGGCGCACCGTCGAGGCGGAGGAGCTGGAAGACCTTCCCGCCGGCGGGCCGTATCGCCCCCGGCTGCAGCTGGCGCCGCTGACCCGGCAGGCGCGCTTCACCGACGCGGCGGGGCACTCCGTGGCCGTCGACCCCGCGCAGCCCGCCATCTCCGCCCTGCAGTGGGAGATGGGCGACGTGCGCCCCCGCATCACCCTGGTCTCCGCCGAGACGCCGGGATCGACGTGGGAGCCGCGGCCGGACCTGCTGGCCAGCGACCGCTTCGCCACCGAGTTCGTGGTCGAGTCGGAGGAAGATGGGACCACGTTCCTCCGCTTCGGCGACGGCGTCTCCGGCCGCCTCCCCGTCGAGGGCTTCTTCGCCACCTACCGCGTGGGGAACGGGCGCGCGGGGAACGTGGGCGCCGAGGCCATCACCCGGCTCGTGGATGCGCCCGACGGCGTGCTGCGCGTCCGCAACCCCCTTCCCGCCTCCGGCGGCGAGGACCCGGAGCCGCTGGCCGACGTGCGGAAGTACGCGCCGACCGCCTTCCTGCGGCAGGAGCGCGCCGTCACCGAGGCCGACTACGCCGAGGTGGCCCAGCGTCATCCCGAGGTGCAGCGCGCGGCGGCGACCAGGAGATGGACGGGGAGCTGGTACACCATGTTCGTGAGCATCGACCGCCGCGGCGGGTGCGAGGTGGACGACGCCTTCCGCGAGGAGATGCGCGGCTTCATGGAGCCCTTCCGCCTGGCCGGGCACGACCTGGAGATCGACTCGCCGCGCTTCGTCCCCCTCGACGTGGTCCTCTCCGTCTGCGTGAAGCCCGGCTTCTTCCGCAGCGACGTGAAGCGCGCCCTGCTCGAGGTGTTCGGCAGCGGCACGACGGCCGACGGGCAGCGCGCCTTCTTCCATCCCGACAACCTGACCTTCGGGCAGCCCGTGTACCTCAGCCGCCTGATCGCCGCGGCCATGGCGGTGCCGGGCGTGTCGTTCGTGCAGCCGACCACCTTCCGCCGCTGGGGGCAGCCCGCGCGCGGCGAGCTGGCCGCGGGCGCCATCACCCTCGACCGGCTGGAGATCGCGCGGCTCGACAACGACCCCAGCCTTCCCGAGAACGGGAAGATCGACTTCAAGATGGAGGGTGGCCTGTGA
- a CDS encoding phage baseplate assembly protein V, with translation MIGNMIGAMTGTKRFYGKYRGTVINNVDPLQQGRIQAMVPDVTGPIPSSWAMACVPITGKQYGMWVLPQIGTGVWIEYEQGDPDYPIWSGCWWGSAAEPPALALASPPGVPSIVLQTQAQNTLMISDVPGAAGGILLKTNTGAMISISQTGIIISNGQGASIVMAGPTVTVNQGALVVT, from the coding sequence ATGATCGGGAACATGATCGGGGCCATGACCGGGACGAAGCGCTTCTATGGCAAGTACCGGGGCACGGTGATCAACAACGTGGACCCGCTGCAGCAGGGGCGGATCCAGGCGATGGTCCCCGACGTCACCGGCCCCATCCCCAGCAGCTGGGCGATGGCGTGCGTGCCCATCACCGGCAAGCAGTACGGGATGTGGGTGCTGCCGCAGATCGGCACCGGGGTGTGGATCGAGTACGAGCAGGGCGACCCCGACTATCCCATCTGGAGCGGATGCTGGTGGGGCTCGGCCGCCGAGCCGCCGGCGCTGGCGCTGGCGTCGCCGCCCGGCGTGCCCAGCATCGTGCTGCAGACGCAGGCGCAGAACACCCTGATGATCAGCGACGTCCCCGGCGCGGCCGGCGGCATCCTGCTGAAGACCAACACCGGGGCGATGATCTCCATCAGCCAGACGGGGATCATCATCTCCAACGGCCAGGGCGCCAGCATCGTGATGGCCGGGCCTACGGTGACGGTGAACCAGGGGGCGCTGGTGGTGACCTGA
- a CDS encoding GPW/gp25 family protein: MNIDFPFHTDNRGRTGGTTADDHVRDLIEQVLFTTPGERVNRPDFGCGLLQLVFAPVSTELAATTQFLVQGALQQWLGDLIQVEGVQVDAGDGRIEVTVQYTIRRTDERTQATFSREA, encoded by the coding sequence ATGAACATCGACTTCCCGTTCCACACCGACAACCGCGGGCGCACCGGCGGCACCACCGCCGACGACCACGTCCGCGACCTGATCGAGCAGGTGCTGTTCACCACCCCCGGCGAGCGGGTGAATCGTCCCGACTTCGGCTGCGGCCTGCTGCAGCTGGTGTTCGCCCCGGTCAGCACCGAGCTGGCGGCGACGACGCAGTTCCTCGTGCAGGGCGCGCTGCAGCAGTGGCTCGGCGACCTGATCCAGGTCGAGGGCGTCCAGGTCGACGCCGGCGACGGCCGCATCGAGGTGACCGTGCAGTACACCATCCGCCGCACCGACGAGCGCACGCAGGCGACGTTCAGCCGCGAGGCGTGA
- a CDS encoding ATP-binding protein, translating to MSVDARAWTEANQRHLAAALARVGAALRRHAGDESASAPDAPPVERGAGEPALERIAEGFSLSEFERDVLVLCAGAELDAGFAALCAAAQGDPRRTAPTFGLALAALPGAHWSALSPSAPLRHWELVHVDPRDGVAAAALRIDERILHFLTGVWCLDERLEVLLEPLAPAAALPPTHERLAARAAAALAGSLGEQGGAAVQLCGDSPSAARAVAAAACAQLGVPGWTLRGADVPRAADARRALLLAWERETVLAPGVLVLEWESAADDPETQRAVTAFAERAASPLVVASRDPLRTQRVLVRVDLPRPPAAEQRLLWERALGADAVARANGRLDRLVAHFDLDAHGIAAAAQSARAEGGEDGALWDACRTQSRPRMDDLAQRIEAVAGWDDLVLPPAQMQVLREMAAHVRHRALVYEGWGFAGKSSRGLGISALFAGASGTGKTMAAEVLADELRLDLYRIDLSSVVSKYIGETEKNLRRIFDAAEQGGAVLLFDEADALFGKRSEVKDSHDRYANIEVSYLLQRMESYRGLAILTTNQKSALDTAFLRRIRFVLDFPFPDAAQRAEIWRRVFPGRTPTEGLDPAKLARLNVAGGNIRNIAVLAAFLAADADEPVRMAHLLRAARSEYAKLEKPLTDAEIGGWR from the coding sequence GTGAGCGTGGACGCGCGCGCCTGGACCGAGGCCAACCAGCGGCACCTGGCCGCGGCGCTGGCGCGCGTGGGCGCCGCGCTCCGCCGCCACGCCGGCGACGAGTCGGCGTCCGCGCCCGACGCGCCGCCGGTGGAGCGCGGGGCGGGGGAGCCGGCGCTGGAGCGCATCGCCGAGGGCTTCTCGCTCTCCGAGTTCGAGCGCGACGTGCTGGTCCTCTGCGCGGGCGCCGAGCTGGACGCCGGGTTCGCCGCGCTCTGCGCCGCCGCGCAGGGCGACCCCCGGCGCACGGCGCCGACGTTCGGCCTCGCCCTCGCCGCCCTCCCGGGCGCCCACTGGAGCGCGCTCTCGCCCTCGGCGCCGCTGCGGCACTGGGAGCTGGTGCACGTGGACCCGCGCGACGGCGTGGCCGCGGCGGCGCTGCGCATCGACGAGCGCATCCTGCACTTCCTGACCGGCGTGTGGTGCCTGGACGAGCGGCTGGAGGTGCTGCTGGAGCCGCTCGCCCCCGCCGCCGCGCTTCCCCCCACGCACGAGCGCCTGGCCGCCCGCGCCGCCGCCGCGCTGGCCGGGTCGCTGGGCGAGCAGGGCGGCGCCGCGGTCCAGCTCTGCGGCGACTCGCCCTCCGCCGCGCGCGCCGTCGCCGCCGCGGCGTGCGCGCAGCTGGGCGTGCCCGGGTGGACGCTGCGCGGCGCCGACGTCCCCCGCGCGGCCGACGCCCGGCGCGCGCTGCTGCTGGCGTGGGAACGGGAGACCGTGCTCGCCCCCGGCGTGCTGGTGCTCGAGTGGGAGAGCGCGGCCGACGACCCCGAGACGCAGCGCGCGGTGACGGCCTTCGCCGAGCGCGCGGCCTCTCCGCTGGTCGTCGCCAGCCGCGATCCGCTGCGCACCCAGCGCGTGCTGGTGCGCGTCGACCTCCCCCGTCCCCCCGCGGCCGAGCAGCGGCTGCTGTGGGAGCGCGCGCTGGGGGCGGACGCGGTGGCGCGGGCGAACGGGCGGCTGGACCGGCTGGTGGCGCACTTCGACCTCGACGCGCACGGGATCGCCGCGGCGGCGCAGTCCGCGCGCGCGGAGGGCGGCGAGGACGGCGCGCTGTGGGACGCCTGCCGCACGCAGAGCCGCCCGCGCATGGACGACCTGGCGCAGCGCATCGAGGCCGTCGCGGGGTGGGACGACCTCGTCCTGCCGCCCGCGCAGATGCAGGTGCTGCGGGAGATGGCGGCCCACGTGCGCCACCGCGCGCTGGTCTACGAGGGATGGGGGTTCGCGGGGAAGTCGTCGCGCGGGCTGGGGATCAGCGCGCTGTTCGCCGGCGCGAGCGGGACGGGGAAGACGATGGCGGCGGAGGTGCTGGCGGACGAGCTGCGGCTGGATCTCTACCGCATCGACCTCTCCTCCGTGGTCAGCAAGTATATCGGCGAGACCGAGAAGAACCTGCGCCGCATCTTCGACGCGGCCGAGCAGGGCGGCGCCGTGCTGCTGTTCGACGAGGCCGACGCGCTGTTCGGAAAGCGCAGCGAGGTCAAGGACAGCCACGACCGCTACGCCAACATCGAGGTCAGCTACCTCCTGCAGCGGATGGAGAGCTATCGCGGCCTCGCGATCCTGACGACCAACCAGAAGTCCGCGCTCGACACGGCGTTCCTGCGCCGCATCCGCTTCGTGCTCGACTTCCCCTTCCCCGACGCGGCGCAGCGCGCGGAGATCTGGCGCCGCGTCTTCCCCGGCCGCACGCCCACCGAGGGGCTGGACCCGGCGAAGCTCGCGCGGCTGAACGTGGCCGGCGGCAACATCCGCAACATCGCCGTGCTGGCGGCGTTCCTGGCAGCGGACGCGGACGAGCCGGTGCGGATGGCGCACCTCCTCCGCGCCGCGCGCAGCGAGTACGCCAAGCTCGAGAAGCCGCTCACCGACGCCGAGATCGGGGGGTGGAGATGA